Proteins co-encoded in one Pelobates fuscus isolate aPelFus1 chromosome 5, aPelFus1.pri, whole genome shotgun sequence genomic window:
- the LOC134610500 gene encoding cyclin-T2-like gives MAECGSLAERWLFSQKQLDNSPSRRCGVTVVKELLRRQEAASFIQNLGQRFDVSQLTINTAVVYMHRFYMLQSLTKYHHHDISSAALFLAAKALDQKRKLEDVLKVAHGVLYSKEPKLDLSSLRYLKQEKQLVCLERIILQTLGFEVTVEHPHMHVIKCFQSVEVCNNLARACYLMATNCLHMTTLCLQYKPTVLACLSIHLACKWSRYEIPISAEGKHWWQYVDQSVSLELLDQLSDQFLQVYQKTPRALRRFRQCKPSKAAGKPKSGWQLGKFLLVPPLVENAVTGITEKAGLPNAVPSTFPTAVSKNARRLPIQAALNPGKLETPRARQVYDPPKKNTLSVNPFAMDFKKAIKLFSRIHHTHKGSERSVIIEHSHKTTPDKHHGLILPPPLAVRKISLEEYRQRVKQKSTGNKDTGVPLKWQTPKPPAPSNKEALKRKRKSPPSDRHSSSNEGHCKIKYPKMEHGSGNSTNSHKG, from the coding sequence ATGGCAGAGTGTGGGTCTCTCGCAGAGCGATGGCTCTTTAGCCAAAAGCAATTGGATAATAGCCCATCCAGGCGGTGTGGGGTGACTGTGGTCAAGGAGCTCTTGCGCCGCCAGGAGGCTGCCAGTTTCATTCAAAACCTGGGCCAGCGGTTTGATGTTTCTCAGCTCACCATAAACACTGCCGTGGTGTACATGCACAGGTTCTACATGCTGCAATCTCTCACCAAATACCACCACCATGACATTTCTTCTGCAGCTTTGTTCCTTGCTGCCAAAGCTTTAGACCAGAAAAGAAAACTGGAAGATGTCCTTAAGGTGGCCCATGGTGTCCTCTACTCAAAGGAGCCAAAGCTGGACCTCAGCAGCCTGAGGTACTTGAAGCAGGAGAAGCAGCTAGTGTGCCTGGAAAGAATCATACTTCAGACTTTGGGCTTTGAGGTCACTGTGGAACATCCACACATGCATGTGATAAAATGTTTCCAGTCGGTGGAAGTCTGCAACAACTTGGCACGGGCATGCTATCTCATGGCAACCAACTGCTTGCACATGACCACTCTGTGCCTTCAATACAAACCAACGGTACTGGCCTGTCTGAGCATTCACCTGGCTTGCAAATGGTCCAGGTATGAAATTCCAATATCAGCAGAGGGCAAACACTGGTGGCAATATGTTGATCAATCTGTTAGTCTGGAGTTGCTGGATCAGCTAAGTGATCAATTTCTGCAAGTATACCAGAAAACACCAAGGGCACTGAGAAGGTTTAGACAGTGCAAACCTAGCAAGGCTGCAGGGAAACCCAAGTCCGGCTGGCAACTTGGCAAATTCCTCCTTGTTCCACCTTTGGTTGAAAACGCTGTTACTGGTATCACTGAGAAAGCAGGTCTTCCCAACGCAGTCCCTTCCACCTTTCCTACTGCTGTATCCAAGAATGCAAGAAGACTGCCCATCCAGGCTGCTCTAAACCCAGGTAAGCTGGAAACACCAAGGGCAAGACAAGTATATGATCCCCCAAAAAAGAACACTTTGTCTGTTAACCCATTTGCCATGGACTTTAAAAAAGCTATAAAACTTTTCAGCAGGATACACCACACTCATAAAGGGTCAGAGCGCTCTGTTATTATAGAGCATTCTCATAAGACAACACCTGATAAACACCATGGTCTGATCCTCCCACCTCCATTAGCTGTCCGAAAAATATCACTGGAGGAATACAGGCAGAGGGTTAAACAAAAGTCAACTGGCAACAAAGATACAGGTGTACCTCTAAAGTGGCAAACACCCAAGCCACCTGCTCCCTCCAACAAAGAGGCtctgaaaaggaaaagaaaatcgCCTCCCAGCGACAGGCATAGCTCTTCTAATGAGGGTCACTGCAAAATCAAATATCCTAAAATGGAGCACGGGAGTGGAAACAGCACGAATAGCCACAAAGGTTAA